Proteins co-encoded in one Kocuria flava genomic window:
- a CDS encoding ATP-binding cassette domain-containing protein, with product MSLELTARVARRGLDLSVTVAEGQTLAVTGPNGAGKSSLLEVAAGLLVPDTGRAVLDGRVLFDLDARGRGRWVPAPERGIVLLAQDPLLFPHLSVLENVAFGPRARGAGRGPARERALRWLAAVDATGLARRRPGELSGGQAQRVALARALAAEPRLLLLDEPFASLDAETAPALRRLLARVLADRMAVVVTHDPADVAALAGAGLRIEHGRAAPPARDHQPDRGSGTGAAVRPAR from the coding sequence GTGAGCCTCGAGCTCACCGCCCGGGTGGCCCGGCGCGGGCTGGACCTGTCCGTCACCGTGGCCGAGGGGCAGACCCTCGCCGTGACCGGGCCCAACGGCGCGGGCAAGTCCTCCCTGCTCGAGGTCGCCGCCGGGCTGCTCGTGCCCGACACCGGCCGGGCCGTGCTGGACGGGCGGGTCCTGTTCGACCTCGACGCCCGCGGCCGCGGCCGCTGGGTGCCCGCCCCCGAGCGCGGGATCGTCCTGCTGGCCCAGGACCCCCTGCTCTTCCCGCACCTGTCCGTGCTCGAGAACGTCGCCTTCGGCCCCCGCGCCCGCGGGGCCGGCCGCGGCCCGGCCCGCGAGCGCGCCCTGCGCTGGCTGGCCGCGGTCGACGCCACCGGGCTGGCCCGCCGCCGCCCCGGGGAGCTCTCCGGCGGCCAGGCCCAGCGCGTGGCCCTCGCCCGCGCCCTCGCCGCGGAGCCGCGGCTGCTGCTGCTCGACGAGCCCTTCGCCTCCCTCGACGCCGAGACCGCCCCCGCCCTGCGCCGGCTGCTGGCCCGCGTGCTCGCCGACCGGATGGCGGTGGTCGTCACCCACGACCCCGCCGACGTCGCCGCGCTGGCCGGCGCGGGCCTGCGGATCGAGCACGGACGGGCGGCGCCCCCGGCCCGGGACCACCAACCGGACCGGGGGAGCGGGACCGGCGCGGCGGTGCGGCCCGCCCGGTGA
- a CDS encoding ABC transporter permease yields MRTPRPPRVRRRPRAATGVPRWLWAPAALGAALVVLPVVAMVARVDWSGFLGLIGSPSALHALGLSLRTAAASTVLCVLLGVPLALLLARTAFPGRRALRGLVLLPLVLPPVVGGLALLYTFGRNGLLGRHLELAGISIAFTTAAVVLAQTFVSLPFLVVSLEGALRTGGERYERVAATLGARPGTVLRRVTLPLVLPGLASGAVLAFARSLGEFGATLTFAGSLEGVTRTLPLEIYLQRETDPDAAVALSLLLVVVAVAVVGVSAPGRFRAARGPGAGGAPAGTPADGARPGTGDRR; encoded by the coding sequence GTGAGGACCCCGCGCCCGCCGCGGGTACGCCGCCGCCCGCGCGCCGCCACGGGGGTGCCCCGCTGGCTGTGGGCGCCCGCGGCGCTGGGCGCGGCGCTCGTGGTCCTTCCCGTGGTCGCGATGGTCGCCCGCGTGGACTGGAGCGGTTTCCTCGGGCTGATCGGCTCCCCCTCGGCGCTGCACGCCCTCGGGCTGAGCCTGCGCACCGCGGCCGCCAGCACCGTGCTGTGCGTGCTGCTGGGCGTGCCCCTCGCGCTGCTGCTGGCGCGCACGGCCTTCCCCGGCCGGCGCGCGCTGCGCGGGCTCGTGCTGCTGCCGCTCGTGCTGCCGCCCGTCGTCGGCGGCCTGGCGCTGCTCTACACCTTCGGGCGCAACGGCCTGCTCGGGCGCCACCTCGAGCTCGCCGGGATCAGCATCGCCTTCACCACCGCCGCCGTGGTCCTCGCCCAGACCTTCGTGTCCCTGCCGTTCCTCGTGGTCAGCCTCGAGGGCGCCCTGCGCACGGGCGGGGAGCGCTACGAGCGCGTCGCCGCGACCCTCGGCGCCCGCCCCGGCACGGTGCTGCGCCGAGTCACCCTGCCCCTCGTGCTGCCCGGGCTCGCCTCGGGGGCCGTGCTCGCCTTCGCCCGCAGCCTCGGGGAGTTCGGGGCCACCCTCACCTTCGCCGGCAGCCTCGAGGGCGTCACCCGCACCCTGCCCCTGGAGATCTACCTTCAGCGCGAGACCGACCCCGACGCCGCCGTCGCCCTGTCCCTGCTGCTGGTGGTCGTGGCCGTGGCCGTCGTCGGCGTCTCGGCCCCCGGGCGCTTCCGCGCCGCCCGCGGTCCCGGTGCGGGCGGCGCCCCGGCCGGCACCCCCGCCGACGGCGCGCGCCCCGGTACGGGGGACCGCCGGTGA
- the recQ gene encoding DNA helicase RecQ, producing MDGRAPEDLPAPGPGRSAPLEVLARVWGYDAFRGQQAEIIDTVVAGHDALVLMPTGGGKSLCYQIPALVREGTGVVVSPLIALMHDQVDALEQLGVRAAYLNSTQTVEERRAVEARLLAGELDLLYLAPERLPAAAELLDRTRIALFAVDEAHCVAQWGHDFRPDYLGLTLLHERWPGVPRIALTATATAETREEIVRNLDLGGARVFVSSFDRPNICYRVGPKQDARRQLLQLIRTEHPGEAGIVYCLSRASVERTAEWLAAQGVPALPYHAGLPAEQRRLHQSRFLREDGVVMVATIAFGMGIDKPDVRFVAHLDLPKSIEGYYQETGRAGRDGLPSTAWLAYGLQDVVQQRRMIEDGEGDRQRKRAQALHLDAMLALCETVQCRRQQLLRYFGEESGRCGNCDTCLDPPESFDGTVPAQKLMSTIVRLARERNQQFGAGHLVDILLGRETERVVRMRHTALTTFGIGTELTEQEWRGVVRQLLAQGLLQVQGEYGVLALTEAAGEVLRGRREVRLRREPERVRAPRRPRSGAARPELDEPQQELFQQLRAWRSAVAKEQGVPAYVVFTDATLAAIARARPGSLGELSGLSGVGAAKLERYGEAVLEAVAGA from the coding sequence GTGGACGGACGGGCACCGGAGGACCTCCCGGCGCCCGGGCCGGGCCGGTCCGCGCCGCTCGAGGTGCTCGCCCGGGTGTGGGGCTACGACGCCTTCCGCGGGCAGCAGGCCGAGATCATCGACACGGTCGTCGCCGGCCACGACGCGCTCGTGCTCATGCCCACCGGCGGCGGCAAGAGCCTGTGCTACCAGATCCCCGCGCTCGTGCGGGAGGGCACCGGTGTGGTCGTCAGCCCGCTCATCGCGCTGATGCACGACCAGGTCGACGCCCTCGAGCAGCTCGGGGTGCGCGCCGCGTACCTGAACTCCACCCAGACGGTCGAGGAGCGCCGGGCGGTCGAGGCCCGCCTGCTCGCCGGGGAGCTCGACCTGCTCTACCTCGCCCCCGAGCGCCTGCCCGCGGCCGCTGAGCTGCTGGACCGCACCCGGATCGCCCTGTTCGCCGTGGACGAGGCCCACTGCGTGGCCCAGTGGGGCCACGACTTCCGCCCCGACTACCTCGGGCTCACGCTCCTGCACGAGCGCTGGCCCGGGGTCCCGCGCATCGCCCTCACCGCCACCGCCACCGCGGAGACCCGCGAGGAGATCGTCCGCAACCTCGACCTGGGCGGCGCCCGCGTCTTCGTCTCCAGCTTCGACCGGCCCAACATCTGCTACCGCGTGGGCCCCAAGCAGGACGCCCGCCGGCAGCTGCTGCAGCTGATCCGCACCGAGCACCCGGGCGAGGCCGGCATCGTCTACTGCCTCTCCCGCGCCTCGGTCGAGCGCACGGCCGAGTGGCTGGCCGCCCAGGGCGTTCCCGCGCTGCCCTACCACGCGGGACTGCCCGCCGAGCAGCGCCGGCTGCACCAGTCCCGCTTCCTGCGCGAGGACGGCGTGGTCATGGTCGCGACCATCGCCTTCGGCATGGGCATCGACAAGCCCGACGTGCGCTTCGTCGCCCACCTCGACCTGCCCAAGAGCATCGAGGGCTACTACCAGGAGACCGGCCGCGCCGGCCGCGACGGGCTGCCGTCCACGGCCTGGCTGGCCTACGGCCTGCAGGACGTCGTCCAGCAGCGGCGGATGATCGAGGACGGGGAGGGGGACCGGCAGCGCAAGCGCGCCCAGGCCCTGCACCTGGACGCGATGCTCGCCCTGTGCGAGACCGTGCAGTGCCGCCGGCAGCAGCTGCTGCGCTACTTCGGGGAGGAGAGCGGCCGGTGCGGCAACTGCGACACCTGCCTGGACCCGCCCGAGTCCTTCGACGGCACGGTCCCGGCGCAGAAGCTCATGTCCACGATCGTGCGGCTGGCCCGCGAGCGTAACCAGCAGTTCGGCGCCGGGCACCTGGTGGACATCCTCCTCGGGCGGGAGACCGAGCGGGTGGTGCGGATGCGCCACACAGCGCTCACCACCTTCGGCATCGGCACCGAGCTCACCGAGCAGGAGTGGCGCGGGGTCGTGCGCCAGCTGCTCGCCCAGGGCCTGCTGCAGGTGCAGGGCGAGTACGGGGTGCTCGCCCTCACCGAGGCCGCGGGGGAGGTGCTGCGCGGGCGCCGGGAGGTGCGCCTGCGCCGCGAGCCCGAGCGCGTGCGCGCACCGCGCCGGCCCCGGTCCGGGGCCGCCCGGCCGGAGCTCGACGAGCCCCAGCAGGAGCTCTTCCAGCAGCTGCGGGCCTGGCGCTCCGCCGTGGCCAAGGAGCAGGGCGTGCCGGCCTACGTCGTCTTCACCGACGCGACCCTCGCCGCGATCGCCCGGGCCCGCCCCGGCTCCCTCGGCGAGCTGAGCGGGCTCTCCGGGGTCGGCGCCGCCAAGCTCGAGCGCTACGGCGAGGCCGTGCTCGAGGCCGTCGCCGGGGCATGA
- a CDS encoding acyl-CoA dehydrogenase family protein, which yields MTPVLRGESPSVTETPGIPCPDADLLGFAGLLPPAERERLAALHEFLQTRIRPAVVEPWTREEFPAHLLPALAEHGLGELELSGASRLFTGLAHAEVARADVSLSALVGIHNELILGLIDALGSPEQKQRWLPALRTFRALGAFALTEPEHGSDIAGGLSTTATRDGGDWVLTGTKRWIGAGTVADVAIVWARDTADGQIKGFLVETDRPGFTATKIEHKLGLRIMQNADLVLDAVRVPAEALLPGATGFAAANEMLRNSRAWVGWQAAGAQLAVFDIARDYALARRQFGRPLAAFQLVQEPLARILGNASASLGLMARIAGLQEEGRLDMPQAALAKATTTRLARESAALGRNLLGGNGVVAEHGMAKVFADIEIIHTYEGTYEINALIVGRAVTGVSAFV from the coding sequence ATGACACCGGTCCTGCGCGGGGAATCCCCGTCCGTGACGGAGACCCCCGGCATCCCCTGCCCCGACGCCGACCTGCTCGGCTTCGCCGGCCTCCTGCCGCCCGCCGAGCGGGAACGGCTCGCGGCCCTGCACGAGTTCCTGCAGACCCGCATCCGCCCCGCCGTCGTCGAGCCCTGGACCCGCGAGGAGTTCCCCGCCCACCTGCTGCCCGCCCTCGCCGAGCACGGGCTGGGCGAGCTCGAGCTCTCCGGGGCCTCCCGGCTGTTCACCGGCCTCGCCCACGCCGAGGTGGCCCGGGCGGACGTGTCCCTGAGCGCCCTCGTGGGCATCCACAACGAGCTGATCCTCGGGCTGATCGACGCCCTGGGCTCCCCCGAGCAGAAGCAGCGGTGGCTGCCCGCCCTGCGCACCTTCCGCGCCCTGGGCGCCTTCGCGCTCACCGAGCCCGAGCACGGCTCCGACATCGCCGGAGGCCTGTCCACCACCGCGACCCGCGACGGCGGGGACTGGGTGCTCACCGGCACCAAGCGGTGGATCGGGGCCGGCACCGTCGCCGACGTCGCCATCGTGTGGGCCCGCGACACCGCCGACGGGCAGATCAAGGGCTTCCTCGTGGAGACCGACCGCCCCGGGTTCACCGCCACGAAGATCGAGCACAAGCTCGGGCTGCGCATCATGCAGAACGCCGACCTCGTCCTCGACGCCGTGCGCGTCCCGGCCGAGGCCCTCCTGCCGGGGGCCACCGGCTTCGCCGCCGCCAACGAGATGCTGCGCAACTCCCGCGCGTGGGTCGGCTGGCAGGCCGCCGGCGCCCAGCTCGCGGTCTTCGACATCGCCCGCGACTACGCGCTCGCCCGCCGGCAGTTCGGCCGGCCCCTGGCCGCCTTCCAGCTCGTGCAGGAGCCGCTGGCCCGGATCCTGGGCAACGCCTCCGCGTCCCTGGGTCTGATGGCCCGCATCGCCGGGCTGCAGGAGGAGGGGCGCCTGGACATGCCCCAGGCCGCGCTCGCGAAGGCCACCACGACCCGCCTCGCCCGCGAGTCGGCGGCCCTGGGCCGGAACCTGCTCGGCGGCAACGGTGTGGTCGCCGAGCACGGGATGGCCAAGGTCTTCGCCGACATCGAGATCATCCACACCTACGAGGGCACCTACGAGATCAACGCCCTGATCGTGGGCCGGGCCGTCACCGGCGTCTCCGCCTTCGTCTGA
- a CDS encoding SDR family NAD(P)-dependent oxidoreductase — translation MDVTDTSALVTGAASGLGAATAAMLAGRGVRVTGLDLPAALERAPDVPGVRYAPADVTDRAAVAAAVETAAGQGPLRTVVNCAGIAPSARVLGRGGVHDLELFETVLRVNLLGTFTVLALAAEHIAATDPVDDDGQRGLVVNTASVAAFEGQVGQAAYAASKGGVHSLGLTAARDLASAGIRVNTIAPGVVETPMLATVSDEFRAGLAAGVPFPRRLGRPGEFAQLVAAFLDNDYLNGTTVRMDGALRMAPR, via the coding sequence ATGGACGTCACCGACACCTCCGCCCTCGTCACCGGCGCCGCCTCCGGCCTCGGCGCCGCCACCGCCGCCATGCTCGCCGGCCGCGGCGTGCGCGTGACCGGCCTCGACCTGCCCGCCGCGCTCGAGCGGGCCCCCGACGTGCCCGGGGTCCGCTATGCCCCCGCCGACGTCACCGACCGCGCCGCCGTGGCCGCCGCCGTGGAGACCGCCGCCGGGCAGGGGCCGCTGCGCACGGTCGTCAACTGCGCCGGGATCGCCCCCTCCGCCCGCGTGCTGGGACGCGGGGGCGTGCACGACCTCGAGCTGTTCGAGACCGTGCTGCGCGTGAACCTGCTCGGCACCTTCACCGTCCTCGCGCTCGCCGCCGAGCACATCGCCGCGACCGACCCCGTCGACGACGACGGGCAGCGCGGGCTGGTCGTCAACACCGCCTCCGTCGCCGCGTTCGAGGGACAGGTGGGGCAGGCCGCCTACGCGGCCTCCAAGGGCGGGGTGCACAGCCTCGGCCTCACCGCGGCCCGCGACCTCGCGAGCGCCGGCATCCGGGTGAACACCATCGCCCCCGGCGTGGTCGAGACCCCCATGCTGGCCACGGTCAGCGACGAGTTCCGGGCCGGCCTCGCGGCGGGGGTCCCGTTCCCGCGGCGGCTGGGCCGGCCCGGGGAGTTCGCGCAGCTCGTGGCGGCGTTCCTCGACAACGACTACCTCAACGGCACGACCGTGCGGATGGACGGCGCCCTGCGCATGGCCCCGCGCTGA
- the pyrE gene encoding orotate phosphoribosyltransferase yields the protein MTTDFSPVDLATARDRLRQLIVDLAVVRGKVTLASGIEADYYVDLRRVTLHHEASRYVGQVMLAMLDEAGISFDAVGGLTMGADPVGTAVMHAAGGQGRAVDAFVVRKDQKSYGMGRQVEGPGVQGRDVVVVEDTSTTGGSALTAVEALQRAGANVVAVAVIVDRLTGATERIQDTAGVPCLHAFTKDELGLD from the coding sequence ATGACCACTGACTTCTCGCCCGTCGACCTCGCGACGGCCCGCGACCGCCTCCGCCAGCTGATCGTCGACCTCGCCGTGGTGCGCGGGAAGGTGACCCTCGCCAGCGGCATCGAGGCCGACTACTACGTGGACCTGCGCCGGGTGACCCTCCACCACGAGGCCTCCCGCTACGTGGGGCAGGTGATGCTCGCGATGCTCGACGAGGCCGGGATCTCCTTCGACGCCGTGGGCGGGCTGACCATGGGCGCCGACCCCGTCGGCACCGCCGTCATGCACGCGGCCGGGGGCCAGGGGCGGGCCGTGGACGCGTTCGTGGTCCGCAAGGACCAGAAGAGCTACGGGATGGGCCGCCAGGTCGAGGGCCCGGGCGTGCAGGGCCGCGACGTCGTCGTCGTCGAGGACACCTCCACCACCGGGGGCTCCGCGCTCACCGCGGTCGAGGCCCTGCAGCGGGCCGGGGCCAACGTCGTGGCCGTGGCCGTGATCGTGGACCGGCTCACCGGGGCCACCGAGCGGATCCAGGACACCGCCGGCGTGCCCTGCCTGCACGCCTTCACCAAGGACGAGCTCGGGCTTGACTGA
- a CDS encoding aspartate/glutamate racemase family protein: MANISRFIPEGPAPDRVIGVVNPYDMALDRELWRWMPDDVSLAVARTPHHPLVVDEIMASALGDDAEIRSTARCLTAVEPEAVVFACTSGSFVNGIEGARRISAAIAEEVGAPAVTTSEALLEALDALGVTRLAIATPYVERLTARLEDFLAADGRTVVGTAGLGLDRLIWHVPYATTAELVRRADRSDAQAVFVSCTNLPTFHIIAALEDELGKPVLTANQVTAWAGLRRLGLPLVTEDQRLGSAGPAAA; this comes from the coding sequence ATGGCCAACATTTCACGGTTCATCCCGGAGGGGCCGGCCCCGGACCGCGTCATCGGCGTCGTGAACCCCTACGACATGGCGCTCGACCGGGAGCTGTGGCGCTGGATGCCGGACGACGTCTCGCTGGCCGTCGCCCGCACGCCCCACCACCCCCTGGTGGTCGACGAGATCATGGCCAGCGCGCTGGGCGACGACGCGGAGATCCGCTCCACCGCCCGGTGCCTCACGGCCGTCGAGCCGGAGGCGGTCGTCTTCGCCTGCACCTCGGGCAGTTTCGTGAACGGGATCGAGGGGGCCCGGCGCATCTCCGCCGCCATCGCGGAGGAGGTGGGCGCCCCGGCCGTGACCACGTCGGAGGCCCTGCTCGAGGCGCTGGACGCGCTGGGGGTCACCCGCCTGGCGATCGCCACCCCCTACGTCGAGCGGCTGACGGCCCGGCTCGAGGACTTCCTCGCGGCCGACGGGCGCACGGTCGTGGGCACGGCGGGCCTGGGGCTGGACCGGCTGATCTGGCACGTCCCGTACGCCACCACGGCGGAGCTCGTCCGGCGGGCCGACCGCTCCGACGCGCAGGCCGTCTTCGTCTCCTGCACCAACCTGCCGACCTTCCACATCATCGCCGCGCTCGAGGACGAGCTCGGCAAGCCGGTGCTCACGGCCAACCAGGTCACGGCGTGGGCCGGGCTGCGCCGGCTCGGGCTGCCGCTGGTCACGGAGGACCAGCGGCTGGGCTCGGCCGGACCCGCTGCGGCCTGA
- a CDS encoding DUF3151 domain-containing protein, with amino-acid sequence MSLAGKNLLDGPEPTLLSEDPALSARLEAGDEAEDLALRFPKASLPWAMCAEDALDEGRTLEGYAYARVGYHRGLDALRRHGWKGHGPVPFAHEPNRGFLRALAALGRAAAAIGELDEAERIQQFLDDSDPTAAAQLSR; translated from the coding sequence ATGAGCCTCGCCGGCAAGAACCTCCTCGACGGCCCCGAGCCCACCCTCCTGAGCGAGGACCCCGCGCTGAGCGCGCGGCTCGAGGCCGGCGACGAGGCCGAGGACCTCGCCCTCCGCTTCCCCAAGGCCTCCCTGCCCTGGGCGATGTGCGCCGAGGACGCCCTCGACGAGGGCCGCACCCTCGAGGGCTACGCCTACGCCCGCGTCGGCTACCACCGCGGCCTCGACGCCCTGCGCCGCCACGGCTGGAAGGGCCACGGCCCCGTCCCCTTCGCCCACGAGCCCAACCGCGGCTTCCTGCGGGCCCTCGCCGCCCTCGGCCGGGCCGCCGCCGCGATCGGCGAGCTCGACGAGGCCGAGCGCATCCAGCAGTTCCTCGACGACTCCGACCCCACCGCGGCGGCGCAGCTCTCCCGCTGA
- the fbaA gene encoding class II fructose-bisphosphate aldolase, whose product MPIATPDVYAEMIDRAKEKGFAYPAINVTSSQTLNAAIRGFAEAGSDGIIQASTGGAAYWSGASVKDMVTGSLAMAAFAREVAKNYDVNIALHTDHCPQDKLEGFVLPLLEESEKAVARGEDPIFQSHMWDGSAIELDENLKIAQELLARTSKAKIILEVEIGAVGGEEDGVENEINEKLYSTVEDGLATVEALGAGENGRYLTALTFGNVHGVYKPGGVKLRPELLQQIQQEVGAKLGQDRPFDLVFHGGSGSSAQEIADAVSYGVVKMNVDTDTQYAFTRPVAGHMFTNYDGVLKIDGEVGNKKKYDPRVWGALAEESMAARVVEACENLGSAGTSVK is encoded by the coding sequence ATGCCCATCGCCACCCCTGACGTCTACGCCGAGATGATCGACCGCGCCAAGGAGAAGGGCTTCGCCTACCCGGCGATCAACGTCACCTCCTCCCAGACCCTCAACGCCGCGATCCGCGGCTTCGCCGAGGCCGGCTCGGACGGCATCATCCAGGCCTCCACCGGCGGCGCCGCCTACTGGTCCGGGGCCTCCGTCAAGGACATGGTCACCGGCTCGCTCGCGATGGCCGCCTTCGCCCGCGAGGTCGCGAAGAACTACGACGTCAACATCGCCCTGCACACCGACCACTGCCCGCAGGACAAGCTCGAGGGCTTCGTGCTGCCGCTGCTGGAGGAGTCGGAGAAGGCCGTGGCCCGCGGCGAGGACCCGATCTTCCAGTCCCACATGTGGGACGGCTCGGCGATCGAGCTCGACGAGAACCTGAAGATCGCCCAGGAGCTGCTGGCCCGCACGTCCAAGGCCAAGATCATCCTCGAGGTCGAGATCGGCGCGGTCGGCGGCGAGGAGGACGGCGTCGAGAACGAGATCAACGAGAAGCTCTACTCCACCGTCGAGGACGGCCTGGCCACCGTGGAGGCCCTCGGCGCCGGGGAGAACGGCCGCTACCTCACCGCCCTGACCTTCGGCAACGTGCACGGGGTGTACAAGCCCGGCGGGGTCAAGCTGCGCCCGGAGCTGCTGCAGCAGATCCAGCAGGAGGTCGGGGCCAAGCTCGGCCAGGACCGGCCCTTCGACCTCGTCTTCCACGGCGGCTCCGGGTCCTCCGCGCAGGAGATCGCCGACGCCGTCTCCTACGGCGTGGTCAAGATGAACGTGGACACCGACACCCAGTACGCCTTCACCCGCCCGGTCGCGGGGCACATGTTCACCAACTACGACGGCGTGCTGAAGATCGACGGCGAGGTCGGCAACAAGAAGAAGTACGACCCGCGCGTGTGGGGCGCCCTCGCCGAGGAGTCCATGGCCGCCCGCGTGGTCGAGGCCTGCGAGAACCTCGGCTCCGCCGGGACCTCGGTCAAGTAG
- a CDS encoding maleate cis-trans isomerase, whose protein sequence is MTTVAILYPGHSAEDEFPALEKLVPEASFPVVHTWEGSTDHDVEALLTLGSRENLAPSAERARDLSPDAAMWACTSGSFVYGRDGCRDQAGWVEEAAGVPSSSTSLAFAEAVHHLGLNRVAVAATYPEDVATHFVRLLEAEGITVTALSTYDVPSGEDAGRLDAEWVLATARAADLTGAQALLVPDTALHTVAVLPRLEETLGMPVLTANQVTAWYGLRLAGHPARAEGLGALFAG, encoded by the coding sequence ATGACCACCGTCGCCATCCTGTACCCCGGTCACAGCGCGGAGGACGAGTTCCCCGCCCTCGAGAAGCTCGTCCCGGAGGCCTCCTTCCCGGTGGTCCACACCTGGGAGGGCAGCACGGACCACGACGTCGAGGCGCTGCTGACCCTGGGCTCCCGGGAGAACCTGGCCCCCTCCGCCGAGAGGGCCCGCGACCTGTCCCCCGACGCCGCCATGTGGGCCTGCACCTCCGGCAGCTTCGTCTACGGCCGGGACGGCTGCCGGGACCAGGCGGGCTGGGTCGAGGAGGCGGCCGGCGTCCCCTCCTCGTCCACCTCCCTGGCCTTCGCCGAGGCGGTGCACCATCTGGGCCTGAACAGGGTCGCCGTCGCCGCGACGTACCCGGAGGACGTCGCGACGCACTTCGTGCGGCTCCTGGAGGCCGAGGGCATCACCGTGACGGCCCTGTCCACCTACGACGTCCCCAGCGGCGAGGACGCCGGCCGGCTCGACGCCGAGTGGGTGCTGGCCACGGCCCGCGCCGCCGACCTCACCGGCGCCCAGGCCCTGCTGGTCCCGGACACCGCGCTGCACACGGTCGCCGTGCTGCCCCGGCTCGAGGAGACCCTGGGCATGCCGGTGCTCACGGCCAACCAGGTCACCGCCTGGTACGGCCTCCGGCTGGCCGGCCACCCCGCCCGCGCCGAGGGCCTCGGCGCCCTCTTCGCCGGCTGA
- a CDS encoding TrmH family RNA methyltransferase yields MTDRPDGAPEVGVGPWEGPWPEGEHWDPELLAHGDRRNVVDAYRYWRTEAVVADLDTRRHAFHVAVENWQHDLNIGSVVRTANAFLAREVHIVGRRRWNRRGAMVTDRYQHVRHHGGVEEFTAWARAEGLPVIGVDNFPDSRPLETYDLPERCVLVFGQEGPGLSPQMHAAAQATLSIAQFGSTRSVNASAAAAVAMHAWVRRHVFGQTVP; encoded by the coding sequence TTGACTGACCGGCCGGACGGCGCGCCGGAGGTCGGCGTCGGCCCCTGGGAGGGCCCGTGGCCCGAGGGCGAGCACTGGGACCCGGAGCTGCTCGCCCACGGCGACCGCCGCAACGTCGTCGACGCCTACCGCTACTGGCGCACGGAGGCCGTGGTCGCCGACCTCGACACCCGCCGGCACGCCTTCCACGTCGCCGTCGAGAACTGGCAGCACGACCTCAACATCGGCTCCGTGGTGCGCACCGCCAACGCCTTCCTCGCCCGGGAGGTGCACATCGTGGGCCGGCGGCGCTGGAACCGCCGCGGCGCGATGGTGACCGACCGCTACCAGCACGTGCGCCACCACGGCGGCGTCGAGGAGTTCACCGCGTGGGCGCGCGCCGAGGGGCTGCCCGTGATCGGGGTCGACAACTTCCCGGACTCCCGGCCGCTGGAGACCTACGACCTGCCGGAGCGCTGCGTGCTGGTCTTCGGGCAGGAAGGCCCCGGGCTCAGCCCGCAGATGCACGCGGCGGCCCAGGCCACCCTGTCCATCGCCCAGTTCGGCTCGACCCGCTCCGTCAACGCCTCCGCGGCGGCCGCGGTCGCGATGCACGCCTGGGTCCGCCGCCACGTCTTCGGCCAGACCGTTCCGTGA
- a CDS encoding DUF3830 family protein, with amino-acid sequence MTRYLTITLEKRGVTARARLLDDAAPRTAEAVWQALPQSGQVFHGKFARNEIYALVPAFADEEPGPENQTVTPLPGDLCYFTFEGVLDNPAYGYEASAGTTENRLLIDLAVFYGRNNLLVNGDVGWVPGNVFATIEEGLEELAAACQDVWMGGARGETLSFARAEGA; translated from the coding sequence ATGACCCGGTACCTCACCATCACCCTGGAGAAGCGCGGTGTCACCGCCCGGGCCCGTCTGCTCGACGACGCCGCCCCGCGCACGGCGGAGGCCGTCTGGCAGGCGCTGCCCCAGTCCGGGCAGGTGTTCCACGGCAAGTTCGCCCGCAACGAGATCTACGCCCTCGTCCCCGCCTTCGCCGACGAGGAGCCGGGCCCGGAGAACCAGACCGTCACGCCCCTTCCCGGTGACCTGTGCTACTTCACCTTCGAGGGGGTGCTCGACAACCCCGCCTACGGCTACGAGGCCTCGGCGGGCACGACCGAGAACCGGCTGCTCATCGACCTCGCCGTCTTCTACGGCCGCAACAACCTCCTCGTCAACGGGGACGTGGGGTGGGTGCCCGGCAACGTCTTCGCGACGATCGAGGAGGGGCTCGAGGAGCTCGCCGCCGCGTGCCAGGACGTCTGGATGGGCGGAGCGCGCGGCGAGACCTTGAGCTTCGCCCGCGCCGAGGGCGCCTGA